Sequence from the Hylaeus volcanicus isolate JK05 chromosome 1, UHH_iyHylVolc1.0_haploid, whole genome shotgun sequence genome:
taaatattccatgtttgcattttatataataaatataacccatttaaaaaaaatgcccTATAGagtgatttatatttttatatttactatacATACTTactatcatatttatttaccattATTATATAagccatttttataatacagtCTATTATAGAATTGCAGTCAATTGTCAATACatgtaatgataataaatgttaCCGATTAAGTGACGAAATGATTACTTGAAGAATGGTGAATACCAATGAAGTATGAAAAGAAAGTTAAGTGTACAGTGGAGTTATGTAATTCGTGACAGTTTTTATGTACATACGGAgatattgttttattcgatataTCAGTTGACAGAAATAGCAGGACCTAATTGTcgcattaatttataacattcTTGAAGTCTTTTTCGATCGCCCACTCTTTCGAGAGTTTTTGCAGCTTCTGCGAGCATACCGGCACGTTCTCCGGGGGAAGCCAATAATAATGCAGGTAAATGGCGGCAAGCTAGACACAAAGCTACAGCGTGTTCTCGTTCTCCGCTGTACTGATCCTGTGAACGATCTTTTCCACAAATAATAGAAGGACGTGAATTTCTGTGGTGCAAACTGCGATCTAGCAGTACTTGAGTTTTCACTGGTGTCGCTCCTGCCATTATACGCGCTGTGGCTTCGTAAAGAAATACTCGTGCTAATGTAgactaaaaaatacaaaatgagaaataaatacaagtaaaaaaaatatatcaacttatctataatattatattacttttaaacttACTGGAATATGTTGACATAACTGCCTCAAACAAGCTAAATCACGTTGAAAACCGCCTAGAGGTATACTTGTATTTGGTCTTTCTATGTCACTGTCTAATTCTTGCCAGAGTGTAGTTCTCATGTCAAGTAACCAATCACAAATCCACAACTGAGTGAGCTAAAATATACAACGATAACAAATTATCATGTAGTAAAGAACTGAAAACATACAAGTATCATTGAAactatatacacatatacatatttatggtGCTGAGACCTGCCACAGGAGTTGCACTGAAGAAGTATTGCATAGTTATATTTCATGCAATGCAACTACAATGCACACTTGTAACAAGTAAGCAGTTGCACAGATTTACGTATAAAAACTATTATTACTAGATGATTTTAAtatcatattaattaaataatacattcaaCGTGAACTATTATATCATTTACGTAAgcaataaattcattaagaTGTAATAATTAAGCATACAAATATTGGAAGTTATTGTTAGAAATATAATGTTTCTATATCTTACCAACACGTTCTGCGACGATTGTTGTttgcaattataataaaccAAGCATTGTTCCAGCAATACTCCCGTCTGATCGATAAAACGCATGGAAGCCGATTTAGTCGTAGCTTTCGCTGCTTGTAAAGCATTCAATACAATGTATGGCAATGGACTGAtactattattgttattacagagttggtaatttttttcataaggGAATTTGCTTTCAATGATACTCCAAGCCTGTGAATCATCTTCTCTCAGTCTCCAGCATGCTGCTACATACATAACTGCTCCCCACCATAATCCAATTTCATCCTCGCAATCTAACATATTACGAAGATCAAATATTAGTTTCATTAAGCTTAACTTAGTGAACAGTGTTTTATGTTTAATTCGCTACTAGTTCAACTTACGAGTAACAGTAATTTTGTCAGTACATGAAAAACCAGCATCTACTCCAGCTGAAGCCATGATGGTTTGTCCATATTCCAGTATCAAAGATAAGTGAGCATCTCCTGCAGTTCCGGTTAAAATACGCAAACAGTGTCCAATTAAGTAATCTCTGTACGCCCGTGACGCATACGACAAAGGATCCGCTTTGCTACTTTGAgatgaaaattcattatcTGGCTGGTCTCCGTATTGCCATTTCTGGAATGCCAAGAATTTGGCACCCTCGTCGCTCATAATCCATTTTAACTTTGGCGGAACTGCACACGACGACAGTATCGTGCGCGCTTTGCCgaagtaatatttatgaataaacgGATAAAGCGACTGTTTGAAACACAGTGCagcatttatatatatttctgctAACAGTGGTTTTGGCATGGTTTCGCCAGAGACTTCTGCGTAATTGACCGCAGAAAGAGCAAGATACAACATTCCATTCTTCGATCCTTCCGACATACGCAAACAAAGCATATGCTGATAGATAATAGCTATTTCCATGGCAGATAGTTCTGCTTGTTGTCGCGTAGTTTTCTCGGAAAACCATTTATGAGTGTACAAGATCCATTTTCCAATCCACAACTTGTGAAGCAGTTGCCTTATAATTTGCCAGACAGTTGCGAGCAAAGCTTCCATACGCGATGATGGATATGGACGACCAAAGTATTGCAAACATTGATGTAAATCGCGATATGCTTGACCATATTCGCCTTTAGATATATTAAATTCCGCTTGACATCTCCACCGATGAAGTTCAAGAAATACTTTACTATCGGATGGTAGTATCGGATCGCCATAAAGTAACAATCTACAAACTCCGCCgattaaaagtataatatttgttaaccATAAAAATACATTGCTCCAAATTGGATTTTCGAATTCTGATTGATctggaaaaaattaacaataaattgaGAGTTGTCGTTACATCATGATCTGATAATGATAGGAGCACTATTGTACCTTGATAATTAAGGATCGTACGTCCATCCAATTTAGTATTTACATGATCAGATTTGAATCTTCcaacattatttacaataagaCCTAAAGGATTGAATGCTAGGAAAAGAAGCATAAACCCGCAGAGCGTAAGTCTTGTATGATCTCGCATTCCACCACTTGGAAGGACAGGCGTTGTgcgaatattttgtaaaacatCAGGTTCATCTTTTATGGATGATGGAGATGGTGGAGATAATGGCGCTGGTGCAGGAGACAAAGACGGTTCGCTTGAATCTGACCTGGGTGGCGTCAATTCCCCACATACCAATAAATCTcgcaaattttgtttctgtgCAGTCATTTTTAACGACATATTTTCCGCTTTCAATTTTGCATTTGAGTTCTGAAGAAatctaaaatgtttatatttaatctgtgaatatttttgttattttacaaCCCATGCATAAAAGATTAaacgtattttaatataaatatacctTATATAATCGATAGTCTTTCTTAAAATTgcggatttatttaatttagcgTCTACTCCGACAATGATATTCTTCAATTCAAtgattttatcattaattGATGTTCTATAACGTCTCTCTATAGCATTATGAGCACTTCGTTTTACTTCTTTCACTCTTGGAACACCTACATGCGCATTTGTATTTAAACGATTGATTTGTACTTTATCAGTGTCCAATACAACAGGGATACctacacaaaaatataatataatacatgattttaattaaaatattatgttacaaAGTTAATCACTAAACTAGTCCTCACCAGTAGTTAAAACTGTTCCATTAGCAGTGTTTACTAATGTATGTATTTGATGAGGTACAGATGTAGAGTTAACAGCCTGTGATCCTCTAGAATAAACAACTGATTCTGACTTTATAAGTTTAGCTGGTAGAAGCAACTGCCTTGGTTGGGTCACTGGTGCTATTGTTACAACAGGTGATTGAACACTGAAGTTTACATTTTGTGGAATAGCATATTGTGAACTGAATACTGTAGATGCTGGTGTAACAGATATTGTTTGTTGTCTATTTTGTACAGATGTTGATGTAACATCTTGTATCTGTGACTGTTGTTGTCTctgtttttgttgttgttgttgttgttgaggCTGTTGTTGAGATACATATGCAACTTGCTGTCTATTTTCTGTTATTGTGGGAGTCAACATTACATTTCCATTAGGTaaagatttaataatatttggatCCTTGAAATCTTGAAAGTCCTTAAAATCTTCGCtgctattaaaatttaagaaatctaATCCCTCTGTGTCCATTCCCAGAGGTTCTTCCAATTGGGAGAGCAATGCATCAtcactaaataaattttcatttttcaataattcactCTCACAGTTTGTAAGAAGgtctgaaataaaaacataaaatgtacTAAAAGAAATCCTAAATTATCAAcgtaataaaaaagtaaataatgaattctgtaattatgaaattattattaaaacaagttcgaatgtacatatatgtttgtaatgtttgtttatatcCAATGACaccaaatattttctgataaCGTAGAtagcattattattatatattgtgCAAGATATTAATCCTTGACATGTCATGTTTAAActaaaacgataaaatttaattcgataaacATGGAACGTACCATCGATACCAGACACCTCATTTAAATTGAAGCTGTCATTTGACTGAAAACTAGAAAAATCGTTGTCCTGAGTCGAAGACCATACCTCGGGATCTGCCATTATAACAtgttatatgtaaaatatttattttcattaaataaacacattcattaaaataataaaacacgctGATATGTCAAATGCAATAACTAAGAAATTACGAACGGTCATCCGACCTTTACCGCGGCCAATCACAGGATTTCTAAAGATCGGACGATATTACGTCAGTCCACGTGTTACTAAACTAACAAAATGTGGTACAAAATGCTAGACGCGTTTTTATGAAGATAAATCATCATTGCACACGACATAggaatacagggtgtcccaaaaatgttgtaacaccttgaaggggtggttcaggaggtgatttcaaataactttttccttagcgaaaatgttgtccgagacttcgttgaggagatattaacggaaaaccccgaccaatcagagcgcgagtattccggttgagcgtaggctacgcgctaggtggccgcgctcatacgctaccgcgaccgctccatcggcatactcgccttctgattggtcagtgttttccgttaatatttcctcaacgaaacctcgcacaacattttcgctaaggaaaaagttgtttcaaatcaccttccgaaccatccatttcaaggtgttacaacatttttaggacaccctgtattccTGTGTCTGTGGCGTTGTAGAATATTTGCATGAAACATGAATAAAGTTTACAATAATCGCGATCGTGTGTTTCCACTTACACGaagtttgtttgaaattgtttttggaTCCGAAACTTGTccaaaaatttttgaacacaTTGTAAACTTTTAGTCACGTTCTTAGACTTCTTAGTAACTACAATTTCATGCCGTAAGGATTTGTTTTTAGTTGACTGCAGTTGACTGTAGTTGACGACTTGACGTTCAAaggcaaagggttaagtcgaatgttcatttacaaataatcATGTTCCCAACACTTCGTAATTCGAGTAGAACGAAAATATCATCggtttgcaattttcattctGCAGTgagttatattatttttcatttacatacatCACCATTTCAAAGTATTGATTCATATATtgttatcaattattattgcgaaattgtacattttacaacaaGAGCAGATATGCAagttctatatatttttgtcacgtgtaaatatagaaaaagataaaaatagtatacatgtacatgtttatgtattcaaatttacataattaatttttgtgaaaatatgtGCTCCTttcttaaaaacaatttaaaaataattttacactTTCTAGTATACTTATCGTTCCAATAATCTTGAAGTAGATGTCACAAATaacctttcaatttttaaaaaatctatttttatatttttctgtcagatttctttttacaacaGAACAATTTACAGCGATATTAAACTTTTGAATGTTACATCACGCTTTGATTGCAATCtgcttaaaataatttattttcttttttattcgtattaaaGCTTGTACAATGTgtcaaagaaaaaacattttctgaaaaattagaaaatggtCCAGATTTTGAAGACTTTATCAATGGAAATGAGAATGAAtacaatggaaaattaaaattagagaAAGGAGATAAATCTCGTTTAAGGTTGCCACCTTGGCTTAAAACAGAGATACCTGTGGGTAAAAACTATGCTAGATTAAAGTCACAACTGAGACAGTTACGGTTAAGTACTGTATGCGAAGAGGCACGATGTCCTAACATTGGAGAATGTTGGGGAGGTGATAAACATGAAACAGCAACTGCTACTATTATGGTTTGTACAgtgtttataatatactttcttatcttctattttttcagtttaattaataatgtaaatattaatttttattttatctttgatgtaaaatataatcatttgtcatttatcatttatcatttaaacTGTAATACCATTCTCAAGactggaattataaaaaacatttctgactaattttattttcaatgaaattcattcatttattacaaTGCTGTTAAGGAACAATCAGTACTCATCCAAAATgattactattaatattatgaaCACATAAtagtggaaaataatttaaatatagttaATGGGCGATACATGTACCCGTGGTTGTCGTTTCTGTTCTGTAAAAACATCACGTACACCTTTACCATTAGATCCAGAAGAACCAGTAAATACAGCAACAGCTATAACAGACTGGGGTTTGGATTATATTGTACTCACATCTGTTGATCGAGATGGTTAGTTTTTATAATCTTTTAtccatatgaaaatataattatattaaaattatgttttgatAATAGATTTAACCGATGGTGGAGCAAATCATATTGCAGAAACAgtgaaagaaattaagaagAGGTATgcaaattgtttgaataatttttttcttttttataataaataatttttgtactatTGTAAACGTGAtggattttatacatttctttagAAGCAATATTTTAGTGGAATGTTTAGTACCAGATTTTAGGGGAAATCAAAATTCCATTGCAACAATTGTTGATTCTAATCTTGATGTTTTTGCTCATAACATTGAAACTATTGAACGTTTAACACCATTTGTTAGAGACAGGAGAGCTGAGTATaggtaaataattttgcacatttcaagtgtttataatttccttggtaatctttaaaaaacttacatatttgtatattatttagacAATCACTGAACGTCTTGAAAACAGCAAAAACACTTAATCCAGAGTTGATTACAAAATCATCGATAATGTTGGGATTAGG
This genomic interval carries:
- the LOC128884647 gene encoding lipoyl synthase, mitochondrial; translation: MFPTLRNSSRTKISSVCNFHSALVQCVKEKTFSEKLENGPDFEDFINGNENEYNGKLKLEKGDKSRLRLPPWLKTEIPVGKNYARLKSQLRQLRLSTVCEEARCPNIGECWGGDKHETATATIMLMGDTCTRGCRFCSVKTSRTPLPLDPEEPVNTATAITDWGLDYIVLTSVDRDDLTDGGANHIAETVKEIKKRSNILVECLVPDFRGNQNSIATIVDSNLDVFAHNIETIERLTPFVRDRRAEYRQSLNVLKTAKTLNPELITKSSIMLGLGETDEEIERTMKDLRDVGVGALTLGQYMQPTKRHLKVIEYVTPEKFKKWENVGNEMGFLYTASGPLVRSSYKAGEFFLTNILKKHRDEKTEKQ
- the LOC128883376 gene encoding sterol regulatory element-binding protein 1, with the protein product MADPEVWSSTQDNDFSSFQSNDSFNLNEVSGIDDLLTNCESELLKNENLFSDDALLSQLEEPLGMDTEGLDFLNFNSSEDFKDFQDFKDPNIIKSLPNGNVMLTPTITENRQQVAYVSQQQPQQQQQQQKQRQQQSQIQDVTSTSVQNRQQTISVTPASTVFSSQYAIPQNVNFSVQSPVVTIAPVTQPRQLLLPAKLIKSESVVYSRGSQAVNSTSVPHQIHTLVNTANGTVLTTGIPVVLDTDKVQINRLNTNAHVGVPRVKEVKRSAHNAIERRYRTSINDKIIELKNIIVGVDAKLNKSAILRKTIDYIRFLQNSNAKLKAENMSLKMTAQKQNLRDLLVCGELTPPRSDSSEPSLSPAPAPLSPPSPSSIKDEPDVLQNIRTTPVLPSGGMRDHTRLTLCGFMLLFLAFNPLGLIVNNVGRFKSDHVNTKLDGRTILNYQDQSEFENPIWSNVFLWLTNIILLIGGVCRLLLYGDPILPSDSKVFLELHRWRCQAEFNISKGEYGQAYRDLHQCLQYFGRPYPSSRMEALLATVWQIIRQLLHKLWIGKWILYTHKWFSEKTTRQQAELSAMEIAIIYQHMLCLRMSEGSKNGMLYLALSAVNYAEVSGETMPKPLLAEIYINAALCFKQSLYPFIHKYYFGKARTILSSCAVPPKLKWIMSDEGAKFLAFQKWQYGDQPDNEFSSQSSKADPLSYASRAYRDYLIGHCLRILTGTAGDAHLSLILEYGQTIMASAGVDAGFSCTDKITVTHCEDEIGLWWGAVMYVAACWRLREDDSQAWSIIESKFPYEKNYQLCNNNNSISPLPYIVLNALQAAKATTKSASMRFIDQTGVLLEQCLVYYNCKQQSSQNVLLTQLWICDWLLDMRTTLWQELDSDIERPNTSIPLGGFQRDLACLRQLCQHIPSTLARVFLYEATARIMAGATPVKTQVLLDRSLHHRNSRPSIICGKDRSQDQYSGEREHAVALCLACRHLPALLLASPGERAGMLAEAAKTLERVGDRKRLQECYKLMRQLGPAISVN